One part of the Streptomyces sp. NBC_00286 genome encodes these proteins:
- the tuf gene encoding elongation factor Tu encodes MSKAKFERTKPHVNIGTIGHIDHGKTTLTAAVTKVLHDRFPDLNPYTPFEQIDKAPEERQRGITISIAHVEYQTENRHYAHVDCPGHADYIKNMITGAAQMDGAILVVAATDGPMPQTKEHVLLARQVGVPYIVVALNKADMVDDEEILELVELEVRELLTEYEFPGDDVPVVRVSALKALEGDERWGQSVLELLRAVDEFIPEPVRDIDQPFLMPIEDVFTITGRGTVVTGRIERGVLKVNETVDIIGIKPEKTTTTVTGIEMFRKLLDEGRAGENCGLLLRGVKREDVERGQVIIKPGSVTPHTEFEARSYILSKDEGGRHTPFFNNYRPQFYFRTTDVTGVVTLPQGTEMVMPGDNTTMNVELIQPVAMEEGLKFAIREGGRTVGAGQVTKIVK; translated from the coding sequence GTGTCCAAAGCGAAGTTCGAGCGGACCAAACCGCATGTGAACATTGGGACCATCGGTCACATTGACCACGGTAAGACGACTCTCACGGCAGCCGTGACGAAGGTGCTGCACGACAGGTTCCCCGACCTGAACCCGTACACGCCGTTCGAGCAGATCGACAAGGCGCCCGAGGAACGTCAGCGCGGCATCACGATCTCGATCGCGCATGTCGAATACCAGACGGAGAACCGGCACTACGCACACGTCGACTGCCCTGGTCACGCGGACTACATCAAGAACATGATCACGGGCGCGGCCCAGATGGACGGGGCGATCCTCGTCGTCGCCGCCACGGACGGCCCGATGCCGCAGACCAAGGAGCACGTCCTGCTCGCGCGCCAGGTCGGCGTGCCGTACATCGTCGTCGCCCTGAACAAGGCCGACATGGTGGACGACGAGGAGATCCTGGAACTCGTAGAACTTGAGGTGCGTGAGCTCCTCACCGAGTACGAGTTCCCGGGCGACGACGTCCCGGTCGTCCGCGTCTCCGCGCTCAAGGCCCTCGAGGGCGACGAGCGGTGGGGCCAGTCGGTCCTCGAACTCCTCAGGGCCGTCGACGAGTTCATCCCCGAGCCGGTACGCGACATCGACCAGCCGTTCCTGATGCCGATCGAGGACGTCTTCACCATCACGGGCCGCGGTACGGTCGTCACCGGCCGTATCGAACGCGGCGTCCTCAAGGTCAACGAGACCGTCGACATCATCGGCATCAAGCCGGAGAAGACCACCACCACGGTCACCGGCATCGAGATGTTCCGCAAACTCCTCGACGAGGGCAGGGCCGGCGAGAACTGCGGTCTGCTGCTGCGCGGGGTGAAGCGTGAGGACGTGGAGCGCGGCCAGGTCATCATCAAGCCGGGCTCGGTCACTCCGCACACCGAGTTCGAGGCGCGGTCGTACATCCTGTCCAAGGACGAGGGAGGAAGGCACACGCCGTTCTTCAACAACTACCGTCCGCAGTTCTACTTCCGTACGACGGACGTGACGGGTGTGGTGACCCTGCCGCAGGGCACCGAGATGGTCATGCCCGGCGACAACACCACCATGAACGTCGAGCTGATCCAGCCCGTCGCCATGGAGGAGGGGCTGAAGTTCGCCATCCGTGAGGGCGGCCGGACGGTCGGCGCCGGCCAGGTCACCAAGATCGTGAAGTAG
- a CDS encoding NAD(P)-dependent alcohol dehydrogenase: MSTTRAAVVESGGAPFTLSTVELDEPRPNEALVRMVAAGLCHTDLGVAGGGLPFPLPGVLGHEGAGVVEAVGSAVTGIEPGDHVLMSFTSCGGCKNCRDGHPAYCATWLPLNLIGGRRPDGTSPISRDGEPLGGHFFGQSSFAERALVDQRSLVKVDRDVPLETIAPLGCGVQTGVGAVWNVLAPRTGDTLVILGAGAVGLSAVMAAAMTPATTVIAVDLVAERLELARELGATHTVNAGDGDILEAIQVITDGAGADGVVETTGSVAVLRKGVDALAARGTAVIVGAPPFGSEVALDVNGMLGGKRVVGLTLGDHETQTAIPALVKLVREGRLPLDRLISKYAFEDIGQAVQDMGAGKAIKPVMTFA, from the coding sequence ATGTCTACTACTCGTGCAGCTGTGGTCGAGTCCGGGGGCGCACCGTTCACGCTGTCCACCGTCGAGCTCGACGAACCGCGCCCCAACGAGGCGCTTGTCCGGATGGTCGCCGCCGGGCTGTGCCACACCGACCTCGGTGTGGCGGGCGGCGGTCTGCCGTTCCCGCTGCCCGGAGTTCTCGGGCACGAGGGCGCGGGCGTCGTTGAGGCCGTTGGCTCCGCCGTCACCGGCATCGAGCCCGGTGACCACGTCCTGATGTCCTTCACGTCCTGCGGCGGCTGCAAGAACTGTCGCGACGGCCACCCGGCCTACTGCGCCACCTGGCTGCCGCTGAACCTGATCGGCGGGCGCCGGCCCGACGGCACCAGCCCCATCAGCCGCGACGGCGAACCCCTCGGCGGCCACTTCTTCGGCCAGTCCTCGTTCGCCGAGCGGGCGTTGGTGGACCAGCGGAGCCTCGTCAAGGTCGACCGGGACGTACCGCTGGAGACCATCGCACCACTCGGCTGCGGCGTGCAGACCGGGGTGGGCGCCGTGTGGAACGTCCTCGCGCCCCGGACCGGGGACACGCTGGTGATCCTCGGGGCCGGCGCGGTCGGTCTGTCCGCGGTGATGGCCGCCGCCATGACGCCCGCGACCACGGTGATCGCCGTCGACCTGGTGGCCGAACGGCTGGAGCTGGCCCGCGAGTTGGGTGCCACTCACACCGTGAACGCCGGTGACGGGGACATCCTGGAGGCGATCCAGGTGATCACGGACGGCGCCGGGGCCGACGGCGTCGTGGAGACCACCGGCAGCGTCGCCGTCCTGCGCAAGGGCGTGGACGCGCTCGCCGCGCGCGGCACGGCGGTCATCGTCGGCGCCCCGCCGTTCGGCTCGGAGGTCGCGCTGGACGTCAACGGAATGCTCGGCGGCAAGCGCGTGGTGGGCCTGACCCTCGGCGACCACGAGACGCAGACCGCGATACCCGCCCTGGTGAAGCTGGTTCGCGAGGGCCGACTGCCGCTGGACCGGCTGATCAGCAAGTACGCCTTCGAGGATATCGGCCAGGCCGTACAGGACATGGGTGCGGGCAAGGCGATCAAGCCGGTGATGACCTTCGCGTGA
- a CDS encoding DUF1304 domain-containing protein — translation MQALASTLVGLVAALHAYILVLEMFLWEKKPGRGLHGFDPEMARATAPMAANQGLYNGFLAAGLVWGLVAGDPTGFRAQVFFLVCVIVAGVYGAVTANRRILFAQALPGTLALVAVLVAQ, via the coding sequence ATGCAAGCGCTCGCAAGCACACTGGTCGGGCTCGTGGCTGCCCTGCACGCCTACATCTTGGTTCTTGAGATGTTTCTGTGGGAGAAGAAGCCAGGGCGGGGGCTGCACGGGTTCGATCCGGAGATGGCGCGGGCCACCGCGCCGATGGCCGCCAACCAGGGGCTCTACAACGGGTTTCTCGCCGCGGGGCTTGTGTGGGGGCTGGTTGCCGGGGATCCAACCGGGTTTCGTGCGCAGGTCTTCTTCCTGGTGTGCGTCATCGTCGCGGGGGTCTATGGGGCCGTGACCGCGAACCGGCGCATTCTGTTCGCTCAGGCGCTGCCGGGCACGCTCGCCCTGGTCGCCGTCCTCGTCGCCCAGTGA
- a CDS encoding PHP domain-containing protein: MEPAEALDRIAFLLERSQAPTYRVRAFRTAANAIAALPAEEVVKRAATGSLESLKGVGPKTAQVVREALAGQVPGYLERLEQEAPDPRAQGGERLRALLRGDCHLHSTWSDGGSPIEEMGRAAARLGHEWAVLTDHSPSLTIARGLSPERLREQLDVVAELNARWAPFRLLTGIECDILEDGSLDQEPELLDRLDVVVVSVHSKLRMKAAAMTRRMVAAVRDPHSDVLGHCTGRLVGGRGRPESEFDADAVFAACAETGTALEINCRPERLDPPRRLLRRAVDAGVLFSVDTDAHAPGQLDWQGYGCARAEECGVPAERVVNTWSADELLAWTRHRDVPGGVTS; encoded by the coding sequence ATGGAACCTGCCGAAGCTCTGGACCGGATCGCCTTCCTGCTGGAGCGGTCCCAGGCACCTACCTATCGCGTACGGGCGTTCCGCACGGCGGCGAACGCGATCGCGGCGCTGCCCGCCGAAGAGGTCGTCAAGAGGGCGGCCACCGGATCGCTGGAGTCGCTGAAGGGCGTCGGGCCGAAGACCGCACAGGTGGTGCGGGAGGCGCTGGCGGGTCAGGTGCCGGGGTATCTGGAGCGGCTGGAGCAGGAGGCCCCGGATCCGCGCGCGCAGGGCGGGGAGCGGCTGCGTGCGTTGCTGCGCGGCGACTGTCACCTGCATTCGACCTGGTCGGACGGAGGGAGCCCGATCGAGGAGATGGGGCGGGCGGCGGCCCGGCTCGGGCATGAGTGGGCGGTGCTCACCGATCACTCGCCGAGCCTCACGATCGCGCGTGGGCTGTCGCCGGAGCGGCTGCGGGAGCAGCTCGACGTCGTGGCGGAACTCAACGCGCGCTGGGCGCCGTTCCGGCTGCTCACCGGCATCGAGTGCGACATCCTCGAGGACGGTTCGCTGGACCAGGAGCCGGAGTTGCTGGACCGGCTGGACGTCGTGGTGGTCTCGGTGCACTCGAAGTTGCGGATGAAGGCGGCGGCGATGACCCGCCGTATGGTCGCCGCCGTACGCGATCCGCACTCCGACGTGCTCGGGCACTGCACCGGGCGGCTCGTCGGCGGGCGCGGGCGACCGGAGTCGGAGTTCGACGCGGACGCGGTGTTCGCGGCCTGCGCCGAAACGGGGACGGCGCTCGAGATCAACTGCCGTCCCGAACGGCTCGATCCACCGCGCCGGCTGCTGCGCCGTGCGGTCGACGCGGGCGTGCTGTTCTCCGTGGACACCGACGCGCACGCACCCGGCCAGCTGGACTGGCAGGGGTACGGGTGCGCGCGGGCCGAGGAGTGCGGGGTCCCGGCCGAGCGCGTGGTCAACACGTGGTCGGCGGACGAGCTGCTGGCGTGGACGCGGCATCGGGACGTGCCGGGTGGCGTGACCTCGTAG
- a CDS encoding aldehyde dehydrogenase family protein, which translates to MTTFESEPGQLFIGGQWREASGGARTDVIDPSTGRVVTTVAEADASDVDAAVRAARDAFDNSGWATLSGRERGRVLHRVAELIRENADELARLESLDVGKPITLTHAVDITNAANDYEYYASLAWTLDGATRDTPLNAHAYTRRGPLGVVAAITPFNFPLILAGSKIAPALAAGNTVVHKPADETPLSALYMAGLLKKAGVPDGVYNVVTGSGPVAGEALLRNPGIDKVAFTGSTAVGRHAASVAGEALKPVTMELGGNAAHIVFEDADLEKAIGAVIKGFVFNTGQFCMGGPRLLVARPLYDTVVGILADAVPGVPIGDPRQPETVIGPMAGEKHLKKVEEYVELARKEGARIVCGGERLDLNGGFYYKPTVIADLANDSRVVQEEIFGPVLTVQPFDSEDEAVAMANSTPYGLASGLQTTNLARAHRVADRIEAGIVWVNEWAMLDPNVPFGGVKASGFGREYGPEALAAYTKVKSVVISLD; encoded by the coding sequence ATGACCACCTTCGAGAGCGAGCCCGGGCAGCTGTTCATCGGCGGCCAGTGGCGGGAGGCGTCCGGCGGGGCGCGTACGGATGTGATCGACCCGTCCACGGGCCGGGTGGTCACGACGGTGGCGGAGGCCGATGCCTCCGACGTCGACGCGGCGGTACGGGCGGCACGCGACGCCTTCGACAACAGCGGCTGGGCCACGCTGAGCGGCCGAGAGCGCGGCCGCGTGCTGCACCGGGTCGCCGAGCTGATCCGGGAGAACGCGGACGAGCTCGCGCGTCTGGAGAGCCTGGACGTAGGAAAGCCGATCACACTGACCCACGCCGTCGACATCACGAACGCGGCCAATGACTACGAGTACTACGCCTCCCTCGCCTGGACTCTGGACGGCGCGACCCGTGACACTCCGCTCAACGCGCACGCCTACACCCGGCGCGGTCCGCTCGGGGTGGTCGCCGCGATCACGCCCTTCAACTTCCCGCTGATTCTTGCCGGTTCGAAGATCGCCCCGGCGCTCGCGGCCGGCAACACGGTGGTACACAAGCCCGCCGACGAGACCCCGCTCAGCGCTCTCTACATGGCCGGACTGCTCAAGAAGGCAGGCGTCCCGGACGGCGTCTACAACGTCGTCACCGGCAGCGGACCGGTCGCCGGTGAGGCGCTGCTGCGCAACCCCGGCATCGACAAGGTGGCCTTCACCGGCTCCACCGCGGTCGGCCGGCACGCGGCGAGCGTCGCCGGTGAGGCCCTCAAGCCGGTCACGATGGAGCTCGGCGGCAACGCGGCCCACATCGTCTTCGAGGACGCCGACCTCGAGAAGGCCATCGGCGCCGTCATCAAGGGCTTCGTCTTCAACACGGGTCAGTTCTGCATGGGCGGCCCCCGCCTGCTGGTCGCCCGCCCGCTCTACGACACCGTGGTCGGCATCCTCGCCGACGCCGTGCCCGGCGTGCCCATCGGCGACCCCCGGCAGCCCGAGACCGTCATCGGCCCGATGGCGGGCGAGAAGCACCTGAAGAAGGTCGAGGAGTACGTCGAACTGGCCCGCAAGGAGGGCGCCCGCATCGTCTGCGGCGGTGAGCGCCTCGACCTGAACGGCGGCTTCTACTACAAGCCCACGGTCATCGCCGACCTCGCCAACGACTCCCGTGTCGTCCAGGAGGAGATCTTCGGCCCGGTCCTCACCGTGCAGCCCTTCGACTCCGAGGACGAGGCCGTCGCGATGGCCAACTCCACGCCGTACGGACTTGCTTCGGGCCTCCAGACCACCAACCTCGCCCGCGCACACCGGGTCGCCGACCGCATCGAGGCCGGCATCGTCTGGGTCAACGAGTGGGCGATGCTCGACCCCAACGTCCCCTTCGGCGGGGTCAAGGCATCCGGCTTCGGCCGCGAGTACGGGCCCGAGGCGCTCGCCGCGTACACCAAGGTCAAGTCCGTCGTGATCTCGCTCGACTGA
- a CDS encoding TetR/AcrR family transcriptional regulator → MTPAADPRAERTRAKLRRTLLDECARRPLSEVSVAALVRGAGVGRATFYLHYADLEDLAVDACADVVREAVDALHAWRGRPDPRTAPPALLAFFEELPPHAPLYRALLSPGGGGPLGRVLHQDLRARSQAERELVGAPEAPLIASAVAATFAGVLADWLHGLIEATPEEIAHRVWRLLVTLNLSQ, encoded by the coding sequence GTGACCCCCGCCGCCGACCCCCGGGCCGAACGCACCCGGGCCAAGCTGCGTCGCACGCTGCTCGACGAGTGTGCGCGGCGCCCGCTGTCGGAGGTCAGCGTTGCGGCGCTGGTGCGGGGGGCTGGAGTCGGGCGGGCCACGTTCTATCTGCACTACGCCGACCTGGAGGACCTGGCCGTCGACGCCTGCGCCGATGTCGTACGCGAGGCCGTGGACGCCCTGCATGCCTGGCGCGGGCGGCCCGATCCGAGGACCGCGCCGCCCGCGCTGCTGGCGTTCTTCGAGGAGCTGCCCCCTCATGCCCCGCTCTACCGCGCCCTGTTGAGCCCGGGCGGCGGAGGCCCGCTGGGCCGCGTACTGCATCAGGACCTGCGCGCCCGCAGCCAGGCCGAGCGCGAACTCGTCGGCGCCCCCGAGGCGCCGCTCATCGCCTCCGCCGTGGCCGCGACCTTCGCCGGCGTCCTCGCCGACTGGCTGCACGGACTCATCGAGGCCACCCCGGAGGAGATCGCCCACCGGGTGTGGCGCCTGCTCGTCACCCTCAACCTCAGCCAGTAG
- a CDS encoding FUSC family protein, producing the protein MIRLTEAKDRVGNEMRTVAEAARLAARGPGRERDLLVQSLKAAAAALLAWTVADEWLGDPMALMAPWVAVVLVQATVYSSLRQAAQQFAAICVGTLLASAAQVLTGNTLAALALSIPVLMLLANWRRFGDQGIYATTTALFTLASETVTTSAISHRVAQAALGAVIGVAVNALILPPVHLRDVRENLAALAQETGDVLADIAEDLRHGDLDVSTAAHWSRASARLARRLEGLRAARGWSQESLRLTADSLKAFHRVPLDVPAADEDERWSRITGHVAALIRALVVSVDGERTADPPDGTALHSYARLLALLAENCHRESRRLLEPGARRDDADPDDSDRDDSDAYGTDRRAEATMRELHETLQSSLRDHAGLGAPRAAVLGTLLLQAENIWAETDSRARPLARDASHG; encoded by the coding sequence ATGATCCGTCTGACCGAGGCCAAGGACCGGGTGGGGAACGAGATGCGGACCGTGGCCGAGGCCGCGCGGCTGGCGGCGCGTGGGCCGGGCAGGGAACGCGACCTCCTTGTGCAGTCACTCAAAGCCGCCGCGGCGGCGCTGCTCGCGTGGACCGTGGCGGACGAATGGCTCGGCGACCCGATGGCGCTGATGGCGCCCTGGGTGGCCGTGGTCCTCGTACAGGCCACCGTCTACAGCTCGCTGCGGCAGGCCGCCCAGCAGTTCGCGGCGATCTGCGTCGGCACCCTGCTCGCCTCGGCGGCCCAGGTCCTCACGGGCAACACCCTGGCCGCACTCGCCCTGTCCATCCCGGTGTTGATGCTGCTGGCCAACTGGCGCCGCTTCGGCGACCAGGGCATCTACGCCACGACCACCGCCCTGTTCACGCTGGCCTCGGAAACGGTGACGACCTCGGCGATCAGCCACCGGGTCGCCCAGGCAGCGCTCGGGGCCGTCATCGGGGTCGCCGTCAACGCCTTGATCCTGCCGCCGGTCCACCTGCGCGACGTACGCGAGAACCTGGCGGCTCTCGCGCAGGAGACGGGCGACGTACTGGCCGATATCGCCGAGGACCTGCGGCACGGCGATCTGGACGTGTCGACCGCCGCGCACTGGTCGCGCGCCTCCGCCCGACTGGCACGCCGGCTCGAGGGCCTGCGGGCGGCCAGGGGCTGGAGCCAGGAGAGCCTGCGGCTCACGGCGGACTCGCTGAAGGCGTTCCACCGGGTGCCGCTGGATGTTCCGGCGGCGGACGAGGACGAGCGGTGGAGCAGGATCACCGGGCATGTGGCGGCGCTGATCCGGGCCCTGGTGGTCTCGGTCGACGGCGAGCGGACCGCCGACCCGCCGGACGGAACCGCCCTGCACAGCTACGCCCGGCTGCTCGCCCTGCTCGCGGAGAACTGCCACCGCGAGAGCCGGCGGCTGCTGGAGCCGGGCGCACGCCGGGACGATGCGGATCCGGACGACTCGGATCGGGACGACTCGGATGCGTACGGTACGGACCGCCGGGCGGAGGCGACGATGCGGGAGCTGCACGAGACGCTGCAGTCCAGCCTGCGCGACCACGCCGGCCTGGGCGCGCCCCGCGCCGCCGTCCTGGGCACCCTGCTGCTCCAGGCCGAGAACATCTGGGCCGAGACGGACAGCCGGGCCCGACCCCTCGCTCGTGACGCATCTCACGGTTGA
- a CDS encoding DUF4230 domain-containing protein, with product MTTSLKRLPGWAKLLSAVLLVLVVLFAGLRLSVLPGLGDVFREDTHDRSGPTLLKSIQDISRYDAASGNFQVVVDLEKDARFLPDALRGTRTLYVGAGTVDAYVDLGKVGENDVTVNEDRTSATLKLPPAALGKPALDPDQSYAVSKQRGLLDRLGDIFSDNPNDERAVQRLAARHIGDAAKDSKLTARAEENTTGMLKGLLGSLGFKEVNVTYGT from the coding sequence ATGACGACGTCCCTGAAGCGCCTGCCCGGATGGGCGAAGCTCCTGAGTGCGGTGCTCCTGGTACTGGTGGTGCTCTTCGCCGGGCTACGGCTGAGTGTGCTGCCCGGTCTGGGCGATGTGTTCCGCGAGGACACCCACGACCGTTCGGGGCCCACGCTCCTCAAGTCGATCCAGGACATCAGCCGTTACGACGCCGCCTCCGGCAACTTCCAGGTGGTGGTGGATCTGGAGAAGGACGCCCGTTTCCTGCCCGACGCGCTCCGCGGCACCCGCACCCTGTACGTGGGCGCCGGCACCGTGGACGCCTACGTGGACCTCGGAAAGGTCGGCGAGAACGACGTGACGGTCAACGAGGACCGCACGTCCGCCACGCTCAAACTCCCGCCCGCCGCGCTGGGCAAGCCCGCCCTCGACCCCGACCAGTCGTACGCCGTGTCCAAGCAGCGCGGTCTGCTCGACCGGCTCGGTGACATCTTCTCGGACAACCCCAACGACGAACGCGCCGTGCAGCGGCTCGCCGCCCGGCACATCGGTGACGCGGCGAAGGACAGCAAGCTCACCGCCCGCGCCGAGGAGAACACCACCGGCATGCTCAAGGGGCTGCTGGGCTCCCTGGGCTTCAAGGAGGTGAACGTGACCTACGGGACGTGA
- a CDS encoding MarR family winged helix-turn-helix transcriptional regulator, which produces MVGTKASTKAPPSLLYMIKQVELVVRSHLDELLRPSGITALQYTSLTVLERHDGLSAAQLARDSFVTAQSVADVVRALENRGLVRRERNPRNRRELLILLTESGRDLLDRHAEPVRELEERMVRDLTAHQTEQFRLTLSKTWQALS; this is translated from the coding sequence ATGGTCGGCACCAAGGCATCCACCAAGGCACCCCCGTCGCTTCTCTACATGATCAAGCAGGTGGAACTCGTGGTGCGCTCCCATTTGGACGAGCTGCTGCGCCCCTCGGGGATCACGGCGTTGCAGTACACCTCGCTCACCGTCCTGGAGCGGCACGACGGTCTGTCCGCGGCCCAGCTCGCGCGCGACTCGTTCGTCACCGCGCAGTCCGTGGCCGATGTAGTCCGGGCCCTGGAGAACCGCGGCCTGGTACGCCGCGAGCGCAACCCCCGCAACCGCCGGGAACTCCTCATCCTTCTCACCGAGTCTGGCCGCGATCTGCTCGATCGGCACGCCGAGCCCGTACGGGAACTCGAGGAGCGCATGGTCCGCGATCTCACCGCGCACCAGACGGAACAGTTCCGGTTGACACTGTCGAAGACGTGGCAGGCGCTGTCGTAG
- the bla gene encoding class A beta-lactamase, with protein sequence MEFLGVRPSRRAVLALGAGTALAAAVSASGSAHAASPGSPGDDIQQALNQLEREHSARLGVFGCNTVTGRSVLYRADEPFPMCSLFKTLAAAAVLRDLDRHGEFLSLRIRYTEQDVEDAGGAPVTGKMENLANGMTVAELCEAAVAYSDNCAANLLLRELGGPTAITRFCRSIGDRRTRLDRWEPELNSAEPERVTDTSSPAAIGRTYAKLALGDALTPRDRRQLTAWLLANTTSTNRFRAGLPQDWALGDKTGTGKYGTTNDAGIAWTPDGTPLVLAVLSTKPGAGREAPMDERLVADTAALLAKALV encoded by the coding sequence GTGGAGTTCTTAGGAGTACGCCCCAGCCGCCGCGCCGTGCTTGCCCTGGGCGCCGGTACGGCCCTCGCCGCCGCCGTGTCCGCGAGCGGATCCGCCCACGCGGCCTCACCGGGTTCGCCGGGTGACGACATCCAGCAGGCGCTGAACCAACTCGAGCGGGAGCATTCGGCCCGGCTCGGGGTGTTCGGGTGCAACACCGTGACCGGCCGGAGCGTGCTGTACCGCGCGGACGAACCGTTTCCGATGTGCTCGCTGTTCAAGACGCTCGCTGCCGCCGCCGTCCTCAGGGACCTTGACCGGCACGGTGAGTTCCTCTCCCTGCGCATCAGGTACACCGAGCAGGACGTCGAGGACGCGGGCGGCGCCCCGGTCACCGGCAAGATGGAGAACCTCGCGAACGGCATGACCGTCGCCGAGTTGTGCGAGGCCGCCGTGGCCTACAGCGACAACTGCGCCGCGAACCTCCTGCTCCGTGAACTCGGCGGCCCCACGGCGATCACCCGCTTCTGCCGCTCGATCGGCGACAGAAGGACCCGGCTCGACCGCTGGGAGCCCGAGCTCAACTCGGCCGAACCGGAGCGCGTGACGGACACCTCGAGCCCGGCCGCCATCGGGCGCACCTACGCGAAGCTCGCCCTCGGCGACGCCCTCACGCCCCGCGACCGACGCCAGCTGACCGCGTGGCTGCTCGCCAACACCACCAGCACCAACCGCTTCCGCGCGGGGCTGCCCCAGGACTGGGCCCTCGGCGACAAGACGGGCACCGGCAAGTACGGCACCACCAACGACGCGGGCATCGCCTGGACACCGGACGGCACACCACTCGTACTGGCCGTCCTGTCCACGAAGCCGGGCGCCGGCCGCGAGGCTCCGATGGACGAACGGCTCGTCGCCGACACTGCGGCTCTCCTGGCGAAGGCGCTGGTCTAA
- a CDS encoding anti-sigma factor antagonist (This anti-anti-sigma factor, or anti-sigma factor antagonist, belongs to a family that includes characterized members SpoIIAA, RsbV, RsfA, and RsfB.) yields the protein MRNGTETLTPHLHVHRNRGYTVLEFHGEIDIVAALDIVPFLDAATAHPGAQVVLDLRHIEFFDCSGLRLLHRARLRVLDRGGRLQLVCTHPLTLRILQVTGLDAYLPALSTLDEALGHPEATSGSV from the coding sequence GTGCGCAACGGGACTGAGACCCTCACCCCGCATCTGCACGTCCACCGGAACCGCGGATACACCGTGCTCGAGTTCCACGGCGAGATCGACATCGTCGCGGCGCTGGACATCGTGCCGTTCCTGGACGCGGCGACGGCACATCCCGGCGCACAGGTCGTGCTCGATCTGCGGCACATCGAGTTCTTCGACTGCTCGGGACTGCGCTTACTCCACCGGGCCCGCCTCCGGGTCCTCGACCGCGGCGGGCGGCTGCAACTGGTCTGCACCCACCCGCTGACCCTGCGCATCCTCCAAGTGACCGGGCTCGATGCGTACTTGCCCGCGCTGTCGACCCTGGACGAGGCCCTGGGGCATCCCGAGGCCACCTCCGGCTCCGTATGA
- a CDS encoding VanZ family protein, with protein sequence MARAPKSRSSTPKSGSSTRKSGSDTPKSRSSASKARSSTAKSRSRTPRTAKSGRKPAPAASGRRPLPLFVRLLVLLVAVAAMVAFAAALAQITLQPSPASEALTHTNLRPGRSLRAYLDQPELRDAAKQIGGNILLGVPFGILLPVVLPGAHGILRVIALTAVVMMLVELVQGALVTGRAFDIDDVLLNVTGATAGYLLLGRRMGRAVHPAKR encoded by the coding sequence ATGGCCCGTGCCCCGAAGTCACGTTCGAGCACCCCGAAATCAGGCTCAAGCACCCGGAAATCAGGTTCAGACACCCCGAAGTCCCGCTCAAGCGCCTCGAAGGCTCGCTCAAGTACCGCGAAATCCCGCTCCCGTACGCCCCGTACGGCGAAGTCGGGCCGTAAGCCGGCGCCCGCAGCGAGCGGCCGACGTCCCCTGCCCCTTTTCGTACGCCTGCTGGTGCTGCTGGTCGCCGTCGCCGCCATGGTGGCGTTCGCCGCGGCGCTGGCCCAGATCACGCTCCAGCCGTCGCCCGCGTCCGAGGCGCTGACGCACACCAACCTGCGCCCGGGCCGCTCCCTGCGGGCCTACCTGGACCAGCCCGAACTCCGCGACGCGGCCAAGCAGATCGGCGGCAACATTCTCCTCGGCGTCCCCTTCGGGATCCTGCTGCCCGTGGTACTCCCCGGGGCGCACGGAATCCTGCGGGTCATCGCGCTGACCGCGGTGGTGATGATGCTCGTCGAGCTGGTGCAGGGGGCGCTGGTCACCGGTCGCGCCTTCGACATCGACGACGTACTGCTCAACGTCACCGGGGCGACGGCCGGTTACCTGCTGCTTGGGAGGCGGATGGGGCGGGCGGTGCACCCGGCTAAGCGCTGA